The proteins below are encoded in one region of Amycolatopsis acidiphila:
- a CDS encoding heterodisulfide reductase-related iron-sulfur binding cluster, protein MAAPPTHTGGRVVLFPDTFNNHLHTDVGVAYVEAIEAAGWRVIMPDVHVCCGRPLYDYGFLAVAERYLYRVLEQLRDYVREDIPVVGMEPSCLAVFKDELVKMLPHDDDARRLARNAYHFAEFFQAFDVPVPTASGRALLGVVSVLASRQALLRVDTAAG, encoded by the coding sequence ATGGCGGCACCGCCGACCCACACGGGCGGCCGGGTCGTGCTGTTTCCGGACACCTTCAACAACCACCTGCACACCGACGTGGGTGTCGCCTACGTCGAGGCGATCGAGGCGGCGGGCTGGCGTGTCATCATGCCGGACGTGCACGTCTGTTGCGGCCGCCCGCTGTACGACTACGGTTTTCTCGCTGTGGCCGAGCGCTACCTGTACCGGGTGCTGGAGCAGTTGCGTGACTACGTGCGCGAGGACATCCCGGTGGTGGGCATGGAACCGAGCTGTCTGGCGGTGTTCAAGGACGAGCTGGTCAAGATGCTGCCGCACGACGACGACGCGCGACGGCTGGCTCGCAACGCCTATCACTTCGCCGAGTTCTTCCAGGCGTTCGACGTGCCGGTACCCACCGCCTCGGGACGCGCGCTGCTGGGTGTCGTGAGTGTTCTGGCGTCCCGACAGGCCCTGCTTCGGGTGGACACTGCGGCAGGGTAG
- a CDS encoding class II fructose-bisphosphate aldolase: MPLVTTREIIDSARRDGAGVGAFNVITLEHAEAIVMAAESAGRPVILQISENAVKFHFGLLRPITMGVTEIATRARVPVSLHLDHVEDQELLHQAADAGFSSVMYDASKKAYADNVADTRDAARWARDHGLWLEAELGEIGGKNGAHAPGARTDPDEAAAYVAETGVDSLAVAIGSSHAMAVQTADLDLDLLVRLRDRVPVPLVLHGSSGVPHDQLRSAVHHGMVKINIGTALNVAYTGTVREILSQPDAPIDPRKYLGPARDAMAETITHLLGVLDPRQ; encoded by the coding sequence ATGCCACTGGTGACCACTCGGGAGATCATCGACTCAGCGCGCCGCGACGGCGCCGGAGTCGGCGCGTTCAACGTCATTACCCTCGAACATGCCGAGGCGATCGTGATGGCAGCGGAATCCGCCGGCCGCCCGGTGATCCTCCAGATCAGCGAGAACGCGGTCAAGTTCCACTTCGGACTCCTGCGACCGATCACCATGGGTGTCACCGAGATCGCCACGAGGGCGCGCGTACCGGTGTCGCTCCACCTGGATCACGTCGAGGACCAGGAGCTACTACACCAGGCTGCGGATGCCGGCTTCAGCTCCGTCATGTATGACGCATCGAAGAAGGCATATGCCGACAATGTCGCCGATACCCGAGACGCGGCGCGGTGGGCCCGTGATCACGGGCTGTGGCTGGAGGCAGAGCTCGGTGAGATCGGCGGAAAGAACGGAGCGCACGCACCGGGCGCCCGAACCGATCCCGACGAGGCGGCGGCCTACGTGGCGGAGACCGGGGTGGACAGCCTCGCCGTCGCCATCGGCAGCTCACACGCGATGGCAGTGCAGACCGCCGATCTCGATCTCGATCTGCTGGTGCGACTTCGGGACCGTGTTCCGGTTCCGCTGGTACTACACGGATCGTCCGGTGTGCCGCACGACCAGCTCCGGTCGGCCGTCCACCACGGCATGGTGAAGATCAACATCGGGACGGCGCTGAACGTGGCCTATACCGGCACGGTACGCGAAATCCTGTCGCAGCCGGACGCCCCGATCGATCCGCGCAAGTACCTCGGGCCCGCACGCGATGCCATGGCGGAAACGATCACGCACCTGCTGGGCGTCCTCGACCCCCGCCAGTGA
- a CDS encoding 1-phosphofructokinase family hexose kinase has protein sequence MILCVTLNAALDVTYLVDTVRWNSTNRVASVAERAGGKGVNVGRVLAMLGHEVVLTGLLAGDRGARISDELTAAGLVHDFLPVEGGESRRTLAIVDGATGETTGFWEGGPRIETQAWSQFRDRFSGLLTGARAVVLSGSMPVAVPDDAYAQLVAIAREAGVPVVLDADGVALVNGVAAAPDIVKPNTDELYAATGLDDPLVGAALLRERGAGAVVVSLGVGGIVASTAAGRWAARLPTALSGNPTGAGDAGVAALARGLVTGNSWPERLREMVALSASAVLRPLAGDVDLASYHRFVDSVELEEI, from the coding sequence ATGATCCTCTGCGTCACGCTGAATGCCGCGCTCGATGTCACCTACCTGGTCGACACGGTGCGGTGGAACTCGACGAACCGGGTCGCTTCGGTCGCCGAGCGTGCCGGCGGTAAGGGCGTCAACGTCGGCCGCGTACTGGCCATGCTGGGCCACGAGGTGGTGCTGACCGGGCTGCTCGCCGGCGACAGGGGCGCGCGGATCAGCGACGAACTCACCGCCGCCGGCCTCGTGCATGACTTCCTGCCGGTGGAGGGCGGCGAGTCACGCCGAACGCTGGCCATCGTGGACGGTGCCACCGGCGAGACGACCGGTTTCTGGGAAGGCGGTCCGCGAATCGAAACCCAGGCCTGGAGCCAATTCCGCGATCGTTTCTCCGGTTTGCTCACAGGCGCGCGAGCGGTCGTCCTGTCCGGAAGCATGCCCGTCGCGGTGCCGGACGACGCGTACGCACAACTGGTCGCCATCGCCCGCGAGGCCGGGGTACCGGTGGTGCTGGACGCGGACGGTGTCGCACTGGTCAACGGGGTGGCGGCCGCACCCGACATCGTCAAGCCCAACACCGACGAGTTGTACGCCGCCACCGGCCTGGACGACCCGCTGGTGGGCGCCGCACTGCTCCGCGAGCGGGGCGCGGGCGCGGTGGTCGTCTCACTCGGCGTGGGCGGCATCGTGGCCTCCACTGCGGCGGGGCGTTGGGCGGCCCGGCTGCCCACGGCACTGTCGGGCAACCCCACCGGGGCAGGTGACGCGGGAGTCGCGGCGCTGGCACGTGGTCTGGTAACCGGAAACAGCTGGCCAGAGCGTCTGCGCGAGATGGTGGCCCTGTCCGCCTCGGCGGTGCTTCGCCCGCTCGCCGGCGACGTCGATCTGGCCAGCTATCACCGCTTCGTCGACTCCGTTGAACTCGAGGAGATCTGA
- a CDS encoding DeoR/GlpR family DNA-binding transcription regulator: MTPSPSATGPPVPATRIHGVRKADRFGRILEILSQDGSVAVADLAHQLGVSEATVRRDLQILAEQRLLERSHGGAISQGAALELPVRYRTGHAKTEKQRIARVAAERVANGEVVALTGGTTTTEIGRQLVNHAELSVVTNALNIASELAVRPNLKLIVTGGVARSASYELVGPLADAALRQINIDTAFVGVDGIDRDAGLTTQNETEAATNRALIKRSRRVIVVADASKVGRVVFASICPLSSVDELITDSTADPAQLESLGAAGLKITVV, from the coding sequence ATGACGCCATCACCCTCCGCCACTGGTCCGCCCGTCCCGGCAACTAGGATTCACGGCGTGCGCAAGGCTGACCGGTTCGGACGCATCCTGGAGATCCTTTCCCAGGACGGGAGCGTCGCCGTCGCCGACCTCGCCCATCAGCTCGGGGTCAGCGAAGCAACGGTGCGCCGCGATCTGCAGATTCTTGCCGAGCAACGCCTGCTCGAGCGATCGCACGGCGGCGCGATCTCGCAGGGCGCCGCCCTCGAACTGCCGGTCCGCTACCGCACGGGACACGCCAAGACGGAGAAGCAGCGGATCGCGCGGGTAGCGGCCGAGCGGGTCGCCAACGGTGAGGTGGTGGCCCTGACGGGCGGCACCACCACCACCGAGATCGGTCGGCAGTTGGTGAACCACGCCGAACTTTCCGTGGTCACCAACGCGCTCAACATCGCCTCCGAGCTGGCCGTTCGACCGAACCTCAAGCTCATCGTCACCGGCGGTGTGGCTCGCAGCGCGTCGTACGAGCTGGTCGGCCCACTCGCAGACGCGGCCCTCCGGCAGATCAACATCGACACCGCGTTCGTCGGCGTCGACGGGATTGATCGGGACGCCGGGTTGACCACCCAGAACGAGACCGAGGCCGCGACCAACCGTGCACTGATCAAACGGAGCCGTCGCGTCATCGTGGTCGCCGATGCCAGCAAGGTCGGCCGTGTCGTCTTCGCGTCCATCTGCCCACTGTCGTCGGTCGACGAACTGATCACGGACTCCACCGCCGATCCCGCCCAGTTGGAAAGTCTGGGCGCGGCCGGACTCAAGATCACCGTCGTCTAG
- a CDS encoding carbohydrate kinase family protein, giving the protein MTKVNSSDTTERELDLLVVGDANPDLILYGGEIEPAFGQRERIVGEAALVLGGSGSITAAGAARLGLRTAIVSCVGDDTFGRFTLDQLAARGVGTGAVRVLDELPTAVSVALARPHDRAVLTALGTLGAMSECAVPDTLLHRTRHVHIASPFLQPQLGDGLAALVNRAHAAGATVSLDTGWDPEDRWASVAEALSLVDLLLPNAQESVRLARVVDGPGSASPSSGSAGPVTPDESREAALRLAAGGPLVAVKLGAHGAVAVRDGVVVHVDAPKVHTVDATGAGDSFDAGFLLGWLGGADLAHSLALGCACGALSTRSAGGTAGQPTRGEAEKMAGAVTA; this is encoded by the coding sequence ATGACGAAAGTGAACAGCTCGGACACAACCGAGCGGGAACTGGATCTGCTCGTCGTCGGTGACGCCAACCCCGACCTGATCCTGTACGGCGGCGAGATCGAGCCCGCGTTCGGACAGCGCGAACGCATCGTCGGGGAAGCAGCGCTCGTGCTGGGCGGTTCCGGCTCCATCACGGCAGCGGGGGCGGCCAGGCTCGGGCTTCGCACCGCGATCGTGTCCTGCGTCGGCGATGACACCTTCGGGCGGTTCACGCTGGACCAGCTCGCCGCCCGCGGAGTCGGCACCGGCGCGGTCCGCGTGCTCGACGAGTTGCCCACCGCGGTCAGTGTGGCGCTCGCCCGGCCGCATGACCGCGCGGTACTGACCGCGCTGGGCACGCTTGGAGCGATGAGCGAGTGCGCCGTCCCGGACACGTTGCTGCATCGCACCCGGCACGTCCACATCGCTTCGCCGTTCCTCCAGCCACAGTTGGGCGACGGCTTGGCCGCACTCGTGAACCGGGCTCACGCCGCCGGTGCCACCGTGTCCCTGGACACCGGTTGGGACCCGGAGGACCGGTGGGCCTCCGTAGCCGAGGCGCTCAGCCTCGTCGATCTCCTGCTGCCGAATGCCCAGGAATCCGTCCGCCTCGCCCGGGTGGTCGACGGACCGGGCTCGGCCTCGCCGAGCAGCGGCTCGGCGGGCCCGGTAACGCCCGATGAATCACGCGAAGCGGCCCTGCGACTGGCTGCTGGCGGTCCGCTCGTCGCGGTGAAGCTCGGCGCCCACGGTGCTGTCGCCGTCCGAGACGGCGTCGTCGTGCACGTCGACGCGCCGAAGGTGCACACGGTCGACGCCACGGGCGCGGGTGACTCCTTCGACGCCGGCTTCCTCCTCGGGTGGCTCGGTGGCGCCGACCTCGCACACTCCCTGGCGCTCGGATGTGCCTGCGGCGCCCTGTCAACCCGGAGCGCGGGTGGCACCGCGGGCCAACCCACCCGCGGCGAAGCGGAGAAGATGGCCGGGGCGGTGACCGCATGA
- a CDS encoding SIS domain-containing protein: MSITADEIATQPELWRRAIEQAGEVADLLPARGKEVCVVGCGTSLYMAQAWARLREQAGHGRTDAYPASELPAGRRYDVLVAISRSGTTSEVTRVLERRPADRSVAITAVADGPVGAAANEVIALPYADERSVVQTRFATTALTLLRAHAGDGGNAVADAERALTMDLPIDPAQVTQWTFVGRGWTVGLAHEAALKLREAAQAWTEAYPALEYRHGPISVSGPGGVVWSFGPTDPALAEEMRATGATVVDLRQDPLSSLVVAQRTAVALARAKGLDPDLPRHLSRSVVLAGQALNTLS, encoded by the coding sequence GTGAGCATCACGGCAGATGAGATAGCAACACAGCCCGAGTTGTGGCGCCGAGCGATCGAACAGGCTGGCGAGGTCGCCGACCTGCTGCCGGCGCGCGGCAAGGAGGTGTGCGTCGTCGGTTGTGGCACTTCCCTCTACATGGCGCAGGCGTGGGCGCGGCTTCGTGAGCAAGCGGGACATGGCCGAACGGACGCCTATCCGGCGTCCGAGTTGCCGGCCGGGCGCCGGTACGACGTCCTGGTCGCGATCTCCCGATCCGGCACGACCTCCGAGGTCACCCGCGTCCTGGAGCGGCGACCCGCCGACCGCTCCGTCGCGATCACGGCGGTTGCCGACGGGCCGGTCGGTGCGGCGGCGAACGAGGTCATCGCGTTGCCGTACGCGGACGAGCGATCCGTCGTCCAGACCAGGTTCGCGACGACCGCGTTGACCCTGTTGCGCGCTCATGCCGGAGACGGTGGCAACGCGGTGGCCGATGCGGAACGAGCACTCACCATGGATTTGCCGATCGACCCGGCCCAGGTCACCCAGTGGACCTTCGTCGGTCGCGGTTGGACGGTGGGTCTGGCGCACGAGGCCGCGCTGAAGTTGCGGGAAGCGGCCCAGGCGTGGACCGAGGCCTACCCGGCGCTGGAGTACCGGCACGGACCGATCAGTGTGTCGGGACCGGGCGGTGTGGTGTGGTCGTTCGGCCCGACCGACCCGGCATTGGCCGAGGAAATGAGGGCCACCGGCGCGACTGTGGTGGATCTTCGGCAGGATCCGCTGAGCTCTCTCGTCGTCGCGCAGCGCACCGCGGTCGCGTTGGCGCGGGCCAAGGGGCTGGACCCGGACCTTCCGCGCCACCTCTCGCGGTCGGTGGTACTCGCCGGCCAGGCATTGAACACGCTGTCCTGA
- a CDS encoding alanine racemase, whose protein sequence is MFLDLTARRNSPLIRAAAQLHQSGVIPANTYVIDLDTVRDNAAAMAAEARRVGIRTYLMTKHYNRNPLVTHAALAAGLDSTVAVDVQCAQALRRFGLPLGHVGHLVQIPRHDLPAVLAQRPEVMTVFSVDNARLVSAAAQPLGVVQDILIRVRGRDDIIYPNEEGGVWEADLAAAATDIAALPGVRIAGVVTFPGTLFNPTSRKIEPTTNFATVLRAKDLLTSLGFEIEQVNTPGAGSTQGFEVVARNGGTVAEPGHGLTGTTPTHLYDDTAPERPAITYVSEVSHVFDGRAYVVGGGFYACDTPALIGDDRAFHTEAWRCMAFVGREPDRILDTKVPVDIGSFFGRTNNATDYYGGTLVPDTPADIRPGDSAVYGFRPQVFTTRAHVAVVDGLSTEARLLGLFDRANNLIDRDGLPMDNSTSRVREMIGTT, encoded by the coding sequence GTGTTTCTCGATCTGACCGCACGCCGCAACTCGCCGCTGATCCGCGCCGCAGCCCAGCTGCACCAGTCGGGCGTCATTCCGGCGAACACGTATGTGATCGATCTGGACACGGTTAGGGACAACGCGGCCGCGATGGCGGCCGAAGCGCGTCGGGTCGGCATCAGGACGTACCTGATGACCAAGCACTACAACCGCAACCCGCTGGTCACGCACGCCGCGCTGGCGGCCGGTCTCGACTCGACGGTCGCTGTCGACGTCCAATGTGCACAGGCGTTGCGGCGGTTCGGCCTCCCGCTCGGTCACGTCGGGCATCTCGTCCAGATACCCAGGCACGACCTGCCGGCGGTGTTGGCGCAACGGCCCGAGGTGATGACCGTTTTCTCGGTCGACAACGCTCGGCTCGTCTCGGCCGCCGCGCAGCCCCTGGGGGTTGTCCAGGACATCTTGATCCGGGTGCGCGGGCGCGACGACATCATCTATCCCAACGAGGAAGGCGGTGTCTGGGAGGCAGACCTGGCGGCCGCCGCCACGGACATCGCGGCGCTGCCGGGTGTCAGGATCGCCGGCGTGGTCACGTTCCCGGGTACCTTGTTCAACCCGACGAGCCGGAAGATCGAGCCGACCACCAATTTCGCCACCGTACTACGCGCCAAGGACCTGCTGACCTCGCTCGGATTCGAGATCGAGCAGGTCAACACACCCGGCGCCGGGTCCACCCAGGGATTCGAGGTGGTGGCCCGCAACGGTGGCACCGTGGCCGAGCCGGGACATGGCCTGACCGGCACCACGCCGACGCATCTGTACGACGATACCGCGCCGGAAAGGCCAGCGATCACCTACGTCAGCGAGGTGTCCCACGTCTTCGACGGCCGTGCCTACGTGGTCGGCGGTGGCTTCTACGCCTGCGACACGCCGGCGCTGATCGGCGACGACCGGGCGTTCCACACCGAGGCCTGGCGGTGCATGGCCTTCGTCGGCAGGGAACCCGATCGCATTCTGGACACCAAGGTGCCCGTCGACATCGGGTCCTTCTTCGGCCGTACGAACAACGCGACCGACTACTACGGTGGGACTCTGGTGCCGGACACGCCCGCGGACATCCGGCCGGGCGACTCCGCCGTCTACGGATTCCGTCCCCAGGTGTTCACCACACGCGCGCACGTCGCCGTGGTCGACGGGTTGTCGACCGAGGCGAGACTCCTGGGCCTGTTCGATCGGGCCAACAATCTGATCGACCGCGACGGTCTGCCGATGGACAACTCGACGAGCCGCGTGCGCGAAATGATCGGCACCACTTAG
- a CDS encoding ABC transporter substrate-binding protein, whose product MVADDQNRRRITRRGFVRATTVAGAGGLVLGGIGGALGGHASAGGQTISGGPARGQELRVVLAAPMTGDAASWGRESKNGALMAIDEINANGGVLGGTLKYVEVDLGDWNDPANVRQVFSRIVDTESPDVIVCPAVNAMGPDLDVVADAGVLYFHASTREDWRTIYHKNPQRYWGVFQCDPAETAYGTGVGQFFDQLVNSGEFRPPNGKTVAIAAGYDPTGSQIAKTFQAKIKELGWEVVSFDTVQSGQITDWGPVLSKVRQNSPSVFFTSDYFPPDNAALAKQWAAAPIPALVYQHYAPSDPDYAKLAGSAGNGIIWSSVLALLVDPIGNDFRDRYRKRYHTAAGWSYAGGVYDQVKLWAHCAALSGDPKDYRRVARTVEQTPVRGVTGCLYLDKHINAAYPVEQPDPTLAQPQIIAQVRDGGHTVFYPEPYTNGKFQLPPWMPKG is encoded by the coding sequence ATGGTAGCTGACGATCAGAACCGCCGGCGGATCACCCGCCGTGGTTTTGTCAGGGCGACGACGGTCGCCGGAGCGGGTGGCCTCGTACTCGGCGGCATCGGGGGTGCGCTCGGCGGCCACGCGTCGGCCGGCGGGCAGACCATTTCCGGCGGTCCCGCACGCGGCCAGGAACTCCGGGTCGTGCTCGCGGCGCCGATGACGGGCGATGCGGCCTCATGGGGCCGGGAGTCGAAGAACGGCGCGTTGATGGCGATCGACGAGATCAACGCCAACGGCGGCGTACTCGGTGGCACGCTGAAGTACGTCGAGGTCGATCTCGGCGACTGGAACGACCCGGCCAATGTGCGGCAGGTCTTCAGCCGGATCGTCGACACCGAGAGCCCGGACGTGATCGTGTGCCCCGCGGTCAACGCCATGGGCCCCGACCTCGACGTCGTGGCGGACGCAGGAGTCCTCTATTTCCACGCGTCGACACGCGAGGACTGGCGCACGATCTACCACAAGAACCCACAGCGGTACTGGGGCGTCTTCCAGTGCGATCCGGCCGAAACCGCCTACGGCACCGGCGTGGGCCAGTTCTTCGATCAACTGGTCAACAGCGGCGAATTCCGGCCACCCAACGGGAAGACCGTCGCCATCGCGGCCGGATACGACCCGACCGGGTCCCAGATCGCCAAGACGTTCCAGGCCAAGATCAAGGAGCTGGGCTGGGAGGTCGTGTCCTTCGACACCGTCCAGAGCGGTCAGATCACCGATTGGGGGCCCGTCCTGTCGAAGGTTCGGCAGAACTCGCCAAGTGTCTTCTTCACCTCTGACTACTTCCCGCCCGACAACGCGGCATTGGCCAAGCAATGGGCTGCGGCGCCAATCCCGGCACTGGTCTACCAGCACTACGCGCCCTCGGATCCGGACTACGCGAAGCTCGCCGGATCGGCCGGCAACGGAATCATCTGGTCCTCGGTGCTGGCGTTGCTCGTCGACCCGATCGGCAACGACTTCCGGGACCGCTACCGCAAGCGGTATCACACCGCGGCCGGTTGGTCCTACGCCGGTGGCGTCTACGACCAGGTCAAGCTGTGGGCGCACTGCGCGGCCCTGTCGGGCGACCCCAAGGACTACCGTCGGGTCGCCAGGACCGTCGAGCAGACCCCCGTTCGGGGCGTGACCGGCTGCCTGTACCTGGACAAGCACATCAACGCCGCCTACCCCGTCGAGCAGCCCGATCCGACGCTCGCCCAACCGCAGATCATCGCGCAGGTCCGGGACGGTGGCCACACCGTCTTCTACCCCGAGCCCTATACGAACGGGAAGTTCCAGCTTCCTCCGTGGATGCCGAAGGGCTGA
- a CDS encoding ABC transporter ATP-binding protein — MLHCAAVTKVYGGLSALDGVDFSVERGEVFAIVGPNGAGKTTLFDTISGIAPATGGTITLDQVEIQRMRPHRICQLGLARLFQTSVAFGSQTVFTNVLIGSMFGRAKGPRFTFRFSRDAVRAALAALEDCDLLDKQHLPAAQLPVIDLKRLMFASALATQARILLLDEPFAGLNREERDELIELVRRINRAGVTIVMIEHIMPAVQALADRVLVLHHGKPIIVGRPGDVLRDPRVAEVYLGRAVAGKDAQTEASAANPAQGRPDAHRL; from the coding sequence ATGCTGCACTGTGCTGCGGTAACCAAGGTCTACGGCGGGCTCTCCGCGCTCGACGGGGTGGACTTCTCCGTCGAGCGGGGTGAGGTGTTCGCCATCGTCGGCCCGAACGGTGCCGGCAAGACAACGCTTTTCGACACCATCTCCGGCATCGCTCCCGCTACCGGCGGGACGATCACCCTCGACCAGGTCGAGATCCAGCGGATGCGTCCCCATCGCATCTGCCAACTCGGGCTGGCACGGCTGTTCCAGACCTCCGTCGCTTTCGGCTCGCAGACCGTGTTCACCAACGTCCTGATCGGCAGCATGTTCGGCCGCGCCAAGGGACCCCGTTTCACCTTCCGGTTCTCTCGGGACGCGGTGCGCGCGGCCTTGGCGGCGCTGGAGGATTGCGACCTGCTCGACAAGCAGCACCTGCCCGCCGCGCAACTGCCAGTGATCGATCTCAAACGGCTCATGTTTGCCAGCGCCCTCGCCACCCAGGCGAGGATCCTCCTGCTCGACGAGCCTTTCGCGGGACTCAACCGGGAGGAACGCGACGAGTTGATCGAACTGGTGCGGCGGATCAACCGCGCCGGCGTCACCATCGTGATGATCGAACACATCATGCCCGCCGTGCAGGCGCTGGCCGACCGCGTGCTGGTACTGCACCACGGCAAACCCATCATCGTCGGCCGGCCCGGTGACGTGCTGAGGGACCCCCGTGTCGCAGAGGTCTACCTCGGCAGGGCCGTAGCCGGGAAGGACGCGCAGACCGAAGCGAGTGCGGCGAACCCCGCGCAAGGGAGGCCAGATGCTCACCGTCTCTGA
- a CDS encoding ABC transporter ATP-binding protein — translation MRRTPRKGGQMLTVSDVDASYGAARILHSVSISVAAGESVVILGPNGHGKTTLLRVISGLVRPSAGRVEFDGRELTGLRPEEVVAAGIVQIPQGDLVFPLMTVKENLLMGAYRTSAWRQRKDNLERVYAIFPRLRERERQLARSLSGGERRMLAIGRGLMSDVRLLIVDEPSLGLAPQVIEDVYNAIRRITEDGLSLLLVDESANHIDGLADRVYLMQTGEIGYEGNAAELLRDDALLSTYLG, via the coding sequence GTGCGGCGAACCCCGCGCAAGGGAGGCCAGATGCTCACCGTCTCTGACGTCGACGCCAGCTACGGCGCCGCCCGGATCCTTCACTCGGTGTCGATATCCGTCGCAGCTGGGGAGAGCGTCGTCATCCTCGGTCCGAACGGGCACGGCAAGACCACGCTGCTGCGGGTCATCTCCGGGCTGGTGCGGCCGTCTGCCGGACGGGTCGAGTTCGACGGGCGTGAGCTCACCGGGCTACGGCCGGAGGAGGTGGTAGCCGCCGGAATCGTGCAGATCCCGCAGGGCGACCTGGTTTTCCCGCTTATGACCGTGAAAGAGAACCTGTTGATGGGTGCGTACCGGACCAGCGCCTGGCGACAACGCAAGGACAATCTCGAACGGGTCTACGCGATCTTCCCGCGCCTGCGGGAACGGGAGCGGCAACTGGCACGCAGCCTGTCCGGCGGTGAGCGCCGGATGCTCGCCATCGGGCGCGGACTGATGAGCGACGTTCGCCTGCTGATCGTCGACGAACCCTCGCTGGGACTGGCGCCGCAGGTGATCGAAGACGTGTACAACGCGATCAGACGCATTACCGAGGACGGCCTCTCGCTGTTGCTCGTCGACGAGAGTGCCAACCACATCGACGGACTCGCCGACCGGGTCTATCTGATGCAGACCGGGGAAATCGGTTACGAAGGGAATGCCGCCGAGCTGCTACGCGACGACGCCCTGTTGTCGACCTATCTCGGGTGA
- a CDS encoding branched-chain amino acid ABC transporter permease, with protein MEQLVQAIWGGLVFGSVYGLMAVGLTLVWGSLNLLNLAHGAIYVVGGYVGYTFMVGLGVNWILAFGAAIVVSGLLGVLLHLVVVVPMLGKPGWDNASWIATVAVGTLLGAVVLLVYGPGIQAMPAAIRGNFVLGHIVFQYQEILVCGVAVVLLILLNGFLRKSRHGLAIRAVSQQRDAAQLMGIPVAMVFLTVMGVSAALAGLAGAMLSSVLVLNPTAGFVPMLKALIVTIFGGLGSVKGTIVAAYIIGLVEAFVQTFLGATWSLPVLFLVIIVVLLVRPQGLYGTPELQRL; from the coding sequence GTGGAACAACTCGTACAGGCCATCTGGGGTGGGCTCGTCTTCGGATCGGTCTACGGTCTGATGGCCGTGGGCCTCACGCTGGTCTGGGGCTCGCTGAACCTGCTCAACCTGGCGCACGGCGCGATCTACGTCGTCGGCGGCTATGTCGGCTACACCTTCATGGTCGGACTGGGCGTCAACTGGATTCTCGCCTTCGGAGCCGCGATCGTGGTGTCCGGCCTGCTCGGCGTCCTGCTGCACCTGGTCGTTGTGGTTCCCATGCTGGGCAAACCGGGATGGGACAACGCTTCGTGGATCGCCACCGTCGCGGTGGGAACCTTGCTCGGTGCCGTCGTACTGCTCGTCTACGGGCCGGGCATACAGGCGATGCCGGCGGCCATCCGCGGCAACTTCGTGCTCGGCCACATCGTCTTTCAGTATCAGGAGATTCTGGTCTGCGGGGTCGCGGTGGTGTTGCTCATCCTGCTGAACGGCTTCCTGAGGAAATCCCGGCACGGCCTGGCCATCCGGGCCGTCTCCCAGCAGCGGGATGCCGCCCAGCTGATGGGCATCCCGGTCGCGATGGTGTTCCTCACCGTCATGGGCGTCAGCGCGGCGCTCGCCGGACTGGCCGGGGCGATGCTCTCCTCGGTGCTGGTGCTGAACCCGACCGCAGGTTTCGTCCCGATGCTCAAGGCGTTGATCGTGACCATCTTCGGTGGGCTCGGCAGTGTCAAGGGAACGATTGTCGCGGCCTACATCATCGGCCTCGTGGAGGCGTTCGTGCAGACATTCCTCGGCGCGACCTGGTCGCTGCCGGTGCTGTTCCTCGTCATTATCGTCGTGTTGCTCGTCCGGCCACAGGGCCTGTACGGGACCCCGGAGTTGCAACGGCTATGA